GTAGCATATCACTGGTCACAATTGAAATTGTGTCTTCTTCGTGGTGGCAATAAAACAAACTATATATTATTTCAACTTACCCAAAACATGCATATTTACTAGCTACTTTCTGAGCTTTGTGTATACATGTTACTTGTTCTATGCATGCAGTGCTAGTAAATGGATTTGCTTGCAAGGACCCAATGGCTGTCACCTCGGATGACTTCTTCAATGATGCCAGGATAATCGGCCAGCCTAGGAATACTATGGGTAGCAAGGTTGGGTCCAACGTCACCAACATCAATGTGATGAACTTCCCTGGCCTGAACACCCTCGGCATCTCACTGGCACGTATCGACTATGCGCCCTTGGGAGTGAACCCACCGCACATACACCCCCGTGCCACTGAGCTCCTCACCGTGCTCGAGGGAACACTCTACCTTGGCTTTGTCACGTCCAACCCCAACAGGCTCTTCTCCAAGGTGGTTAAGAAAGGTGATGTGTTCGTGTTCCCTAAGGCAATGATCCACTTCCAAATGAACCTAGCGCATGACAAGCCAGCAGCTGCGTTGTCATCACTCAGCAGCCAAAATCCTGGGGTTATTACCATTGCTAATGCAGTGTTTGGATCAAAGCCACCGATCTCGGACGATGTTTTGGCCAAGGCGTTTCAGGTGGAAAAGAAACTCATAGATTGGCTCCAATCACAGTTCTGGGAGAACAACCACTACTGATTATATATTCTCTATGGGTTGCACCTACGTGAAAGATACATTCACCTATATAATACTATAAAGAATAAATTGCATGTAATATTTATGCGTGCCTGCGAGCCGTGAGTTTTTGTTTTCCTTCTGAATCCTGACACGATATGTGTTTGTCGGGTTGATGTCATAAGCAGTATGTTTGCTTTTCACTGTCTAATGAATAAAATAAATGGTGTCATTTTCCCTCGTTAATGAAAAAGAAAGCTCCATAAAGTTCATGAAAAAACAATAATTGTGAATGCATGGTATTTCTGGACTCGGATTTACATGTACATGAAGCTCCGTTTCTGCCTGACAAGGTGATTTGTCCGTTAATGTCATAAGCAGTATGCATGTTTGCTTTTCACTGTCTAATGAATAAAATAAATGGTGTCAATTTCCCTCGTTAATGAAAAAGAAAGCTCCATAAAGTTCATGAAAAAACAATAATTGTGAATGCATGGTATTTCTGGACTCGGATTTACATGTACATGAAGCTCCGTTTCTGCCTGACAAGGTGATTTGTCCGTTAATGTCATAAGCAGTATGCATGTTTGCTTTTCACTGTCTAATGAATAAAATAAATGGTGTCAATTTCCCTCGTTAATGAAAAAGAAAGCTCCATAAAGTTCATGAAAAAACAATAATTGTGCATGCATGGTATTTCTGGACTCGGATTTACATGTACATGAAGCTCCGTTTCTGCCTGACAAGGTGATACTCCTTTCTCAGGGAAATTAGCATCTATGTTCTGTTTCGTTGAAACCAAGAGAACAAACTAGTTCCGTGGCAAGAAAATCCTTTCACAGCGTCAGGAAATTATGTAATCATGTTTAAAAGGATTCATCATCACAGATGGAAGATGGGGGCTGTATGCTAGCTGGTCCACCCTAGTTCCCAGACACCAGGCCTCCACCTCGCCACCGCCGTTGTCGCCGAGGCCGGCGGCGCAGCaggccctctctccctcctt
This genomic window from Phragmites australis chromosome 7, lpPhrAust1.1, whole genome shotgun sequence contains:
- the LOC133923909 gene encoding germin-like protein 8-4, which gives rise to MAKASHPNDKHRSWLLENTMASSSSLFLLAALLALASWQAVAYDPSPLQDFCVADMKSPVLVNGFACKDPMAVTSDDFFNDARIIGQPRNTMGSKVGSNVTNINVMNFPGLNTLGISLARIDYAPLGVNPPHIHPRATELLTVLEGTLYLGFVTSNPNRLFSKVVKKGDVFVFPKAMIHFQMNLAHDKPAAALSSLSSQNPGVITIANAVFGSKPPISDDVLAKAFQVEKKLIDWLQSQFWENNHY